A window of the Hevea brasiliensis isolate MT/VB/25A 57/8 chromosome 6, ASM3005281v1, whole genome shotgun sequence genome harbors these coding sequences:
- the LOC110635755 gene encoding protein Brevis radix-like 2 yields the protein MITCIACSRQLNDGSLHQREREEDDAMETPRTKQAIKAITAQIKDMAIKASGAYRNCKPCSGHPNKNHNGNYADSDAASESARFHCSYRRTGSSNSTPRMWGKEMEARLKGLSSGEGTPASVSGRTESVVFMEEDEPKEWVAQVEPGVLITFVSLPQGGNDLKRIRFSREMFNKWQAQRWWAENYDKLMELYNVQRFNQQAVPLPTPPRSEDESSKPESAKDSPVTPPLGKERPRNFYRSTGMGYSSSDSLDHQPIQSRQYYESAALASTPKLSSISGAKTEASSVGGSARTSSSREADHSGELSISNASDMETEWVEQDEPGVYITIRALPGGTRELRRVRFSRERFGEMHARLWWEENRARIQEQYL from the exons ATGATAACGTGTATAGCTTGTTCAAGGCAGCTTAACGATGGATCTCTGCACCAGAGAGAAAGGGAAGAGGATGATGCTATGGAGACGCCTAGGACTAAGCAGGCCATCAAGGCTATTACTGCTCAG ATAAAGGACATGGCAATAAAGGCATCAGGAGCATACAGAAACTGCAAGCCTTGTTCTGGACatccaaataaaaatcataatgggAACTATGCTGATTCTGATGCTGCATCGGAGTCAGCAAGATTTCACTGCTCATATCGTAGAACAGGGAGTTCTAATTCAACCCCGAGAATGTGGGGGAAAGAGATGGAGGCAAGACTGAAAGGGTTATCAAGTGGTGAAGGAACACCTGCATCAGTTAGTGGGCGAACAGAGTCTGTGGTGTTTATGGAGGAAGATGAGCCTAAGGAATGGGTTGCACAAGTAGAACCTGGTGTGCTTATCACCTTTGTTTCTTTGCCTCAGGGTGGGAATGATCTCAAGCGGATTCGTTTCAG TCGTGAAATGTTCAACAAATGGCAAGCTCAAAGATGGTGGGCAGAGAACTACGACAAGCTCATGGAACTATATAATGTCCAACGGTTCAATCAGCAAGCAGTCCCACTTCCTACTCCACCACGATCTGAAGATGAG AGCTCAAAGCCTGAATCTGCCAAGGACAGCCCTGTGACTCCACCACTAGGCAAAGAACGCCCTCGCAATTTCTACCGCTCAACAGGAATGGGCTATTCTTCATCAGATTCACTTGACCATCAACCTATTCAGTCCCGTCAATATTATGAATCAGCAGCTCTTGCTTCAACCCCAAAGCTCTCAAGCATCAGTGGGGCTAAAACCGAGGCATCATCAGTAGGGGGTTCTGCTAGGACTAGTTCATCAAGAGAGGCAGATCACTCAGGAGAGCTTTCCATCAGTAATGCTAGTGATATGGAGACTGAATGGGTTGAACAAGATGAACCAGGAGTGTACATCACAATTAGAGCACTGCCAGGCGGCACTCGAGAGCTTAGACGTGTCAGGTTCAG CCGGGAAAGGTTTGGAGAAATGCATGCAAGGTTGTGGTGGGAAGAGAACCGAGCCAGGATACAAGAACAGTACTTATGA
- the LOC110635754 gene encoding uncharacterized protein LOC110635754 isoform X2, with translation MVAPVSTSTAATTTGTQSQTHTLSARMRKTIQSIKEIVGNFSDADIYIALKETNMDPNETAQKLLNQDPFHEVKSRRDKKKESMGYRGTVDSRKNSENLSQGKTIRKFSDRNARQGGYTRTAVPGNAGVNREFRVVKDNRVNQNTTGEPKHAQQGSTSCSKQDIATVPENGSSGTSGDVKPSGAQSSTQASNGPIDFESRHARDTTLNVTDRKVVFEEKRTVVPSAASRVQVIKPNSQHYSATLASSNSVIGVYSSSTDPVHVPSPDSRSSAAVGAIKREVGVVGGRRLSYENAIKNSSVSSSSFSNSVLGKEGSMSESFLPFPTISKTDQANQTVATESVMPSISVSRSFLTNQYNRPHQAAMGLQKVAQHNKEWKPKSSQKTSLGSPGVIGTPTKSSSPPADNLKDLESDTSDFQDKLLRVNVYENQNVIIAQHIRVPETDRCRLTFGSFGTEFDSSRNISSGFQALAVTEESNAESAASLSVSAPESFSDDASGNKLVELLDEQVRNSGSDSSASGAESENQLPDRSSSPPNLDNYADIGLAQDNSPSYTPSESQQRQDPPELPGFSAYDPQTGYDISYFRPPIDETVRGLASPQEALTSHMANIVPASTITMVQQQQQPPMAQMYPQVHVSHFANLMPYRQFLSPVYVPQMAMPGYSSSPAYPHPSNGSGYLLMPGGGSHLNANGLKYGIQQFKPVPGSSPTGFGNFTSPTGYAINTPGVVGSATGLEDSSRIKYKDGNLYVPNPQAETSEIWVPNPRELPGLQSSPYYNMTGQTPHAAYLPSHTGHASFNAAAAQSSHMQFPGLYPPPPPTPAAMANPHHLGPVLGGNVGVGVAPAAPGAQVGAYQQPQLGHLNWTTNF, from the exons ATGGTCGCCCCTGTTAGCACTAGTACTGCTGCTACTACTACTGGGACGCAATCACAGACGCATACACTCTCAGCCAGAATGAGGAAAACGATACAATCAATCAAGGAAATCGTGGGCAATTTCTCTGATGCTGATATCTATATCGCCCTTAAAGAGACCAATATGGATCCTAATGAGACCGCCCAAAAATTGCTCAATCAAG ATCCATTTCATGAGGTGAAGAGTAGAAGAGACAAGAAGAAGGAG AGTATGGGTTACAGGGGTACTGTGGATTCAAGAAAAAATTCTGAGAATTTGAGTCAAGGGAAAACAATTCGTAAATTTTCTGACCGCAATGCTCGACAAGGAGGCTACACTCGAACAGCTGTACCTGGTAATGCAGGAGTCAATCGAGAGTTCCGTGTTGTAAAAGATAACAGAGTTAACCAAAATACAACTGGAGAACCAAAACATGCCCAGCAAGGTTCAACATCCTGCAGTAAGCAAGATATTGCAACTGTTCCTGAAAACGG CTCATCAGGAACTTCAGGCGACGTAAAGCCTTCTGGTGCACAAAGTTCCACTCAAGCTTCTAATGGGCCTATTGATTTTGAGTCTAGACACGCCAGAGACACTACCTTGAATGTCACAGACAGGAAAGTAGTATTTGAGGAAAAGCGGACTGTGGTTCCCAGTGCAGCTTCACGGGTACAAGTAATAAAACCCAATTCTCAACATTATTCTGCAACATTGGCATCAAGCAATTCTGTTATTGGGGTGTATTCCTCTTCAACAGATCCTGTTCATGTGCCATCTCCTGACTCTAGATCATCTGCTGCTGTTGGAGCTATTAAGCGTGAGGTTGGGGTGGTGGGTGGTCGTAGGCTGTCTTAtgaaaatgcaataaaaaattCATCTGTGTCTAGCAGTTCTTTCTCAAATTCAGTTTTGGGAAAGGAAGGTTCAATGTCAGAATCATTTCTACCTTTCCCCACAATTTCAAAAACTGACCAAGCTAATCAAACGGTTGCAACTGAATCTGTTATGCCCAGTATTTCTGTCAGCAGATCATTCTTAACCAATCAGTATAACAGGCCACATCAAGCAGCTATGGGTCTTCAGAAAG TCGCTCAGCATAATAAGGAGTGGAAGCCAAAATCAAGCCAAAAAACAAGTCTTGGTAGCCCTGGAGTGATTGGAACGCCTACAAAATCTAGTTCACCTCCAGCTGACAATTTGAAGGACTTGGAATCAGATACATCTGATTTTCAGGATAAACTTTTGCGAGTGAATGTCTATGAAAATCAAAATGTGATCATAGCACAACATATTCGAGTCCCTGAAACTGATAGGTGCAGGCTGACCTTTGGCAGTTTTGGGACAGAGTTTGATTCTTCCAGGAATATTTCATCTGGATTTCAAGCACTTGCAGTTACAGAAGAATCTAATGCAGAATCTGCTGCAAG CTTGTCAGTATCTGCACCGGAGTCTTTCAGTGATGATGCCTCTGGCAACAAGCTGGTAGAATTACTAGATGAACAAGTTAGAAATTCTGGATCTGATTCTTCAGCATCAGGTGCAGAGTCTGAGAATCAATTACCTGATAGGTCTTCAAGTCCTCCGAATTTGGACAATTATGCTGATATTGGTTTAGCTCAAGACAATAGTCCATCTTATACGCCTTCAGAATCACAGCAGCGGCAAGATCCTCCTGAATTACCTGGCTTTTCG GCATATGATCCCCAGACTGGTTATGATATATCATATTTTAGACCGCCAATTGATGAAACCGTACGTGGTCTAGCATCACCACAGGAG GCCCTAACCTCACATATGGCCAACATCGTACCAGCTTCAACAATAACCATGGTACAACAGCAGCAACAGCCACCAATGGCCCAGATGTACCCACAAGTTCATGTTTCACATTTTGCCAATCTTATGCCATATCGTCAGTTCCTTTCTCCAGTTTATGTTCCACAGATGGCCATGCCTGGCTATTCTAGCAGCCCTGCATATCCACATCCATCAAATGGCAGCGGTTACTTGCTGATGCCTGGAGGTGGTTCCCATCTTAATGCAAATGGGCTCAAGTATGGAATCCAGCAGTTTAAGCCAGTTCCTGGCAGCAGTCCCACTGGGTTTGGAAATTTCACTAGTCCAACTGGATATGCCATCAATACTCCAGGTGTTGTTGGAAGTGCAACTGGGCTTGAAGATTCATCTCGGATCAAGTACAAAGATGGGAATCTCTATGTTCCTAATCCACAG GCTGAGACGTCTGAAATTTGGGTTCCAAATCCAAGGGAGCTTCCAGGTTTGCAATCTTCTCCATACTACAACATGACTGGGCAAACGCCTCATGCTGCTTACTTGCCATCCCATACTGGTCATGCTTCCTTCAATGCAGCTGCAGCACAATCTTCTCACATGCAATTCCCAGGCTTATATCCCCCCCCTCCTCCAACACCTGCCGCAATGGCAAATCCACATCATTTGGGTCCAGTTTTGGGTGGTAATGTTGGAGTTGGGGTTGCCCCGGCTGCACCAGGGGCACAAGTTGGTGCTTATCAGCAGCCTCAATTGGGTCATCTCAACTGGACGACAAACTTTTGA
- the LOC110635754 gene encoding uncharacterized protein LOC110635754 isoform X1 — protein MVAPVSTSTAATTTGTQSQTHTLSARMRKTIQSIKEIVGNFSDADIYIALKETNMDPNETAQKLLNQDPFHEVKSRRDKKKESMGYRGTVDSRKNSENLSQGKTIRKFSDRNARQGGYTRTAVPGNAGVNREFRVVKDNRVNQNTTGEPKHAQQGSTSCSKQDIATVPENGSSSGTSGDVKPSGAQSSTQASNGPIDFESRHARDTTLNVTDRKVVFEEKRTVVPSAASRVQVIKPNSQHYSATLASSNSVIGVYSSSTDPVHVPSPDSRSSAAVGAIKREVGVVGGRRLSYENAIKNSSVSSSSFSNSVLGKEGSMSESFLPFPTISKTDQANQTVATESVMPSISVSRSFLTNQYNRPHQAAMGLQKVAQHNKEWKPKSSQKTSLGSPGVIGTPTKSSSPPADNLKDLESDTSDFQDKLLRVNVYENQNVIIAQHIRVPETDRCRLTFGSFGTEFDSSRNISSGFQALAVTEESNAESAASLSVSAPESFSDDASGNKLVELLDEQVRNSGSDSSASGAESENQLPDRSSSPPNLDNYADIGLAQDNSPSYTPSESQQRQDPPELPGFSAYDPQTGYDISYFRPPIDETVRGLASPQEALTSHMANIVPASTITMVQQQQQPPMAQMYPQVHVSHFANLMPYRQFLSPVYVPQMAMPGYSSSPAYPHPSNGSGYLLMPGGGSHLNANGLKYGIQQFKPVPGSSPTGFGNFTSPTGYAINTPGVVGSATGLEDSSRIKYKDGNLYVPNPQAETSEIWVPNPRELPGLQSSPYYNMTGQTPHAAYLPSHTGHASFNAAAAQSSHMQFPGLYPPPPPTPAAMANPHHLGPVLGGNVGVGVAPAAPGAQVGAYQQPQLGHLNWTTNF, from the exons ATGGTCGCCCCTGTTAGCACTAGTACTGCTGCTACTACTACTGGGACGCAATCACAGACGCATACACTCTCAGCCAGAATGAGGAAAACGATACAATCAATCAAGGAAATCGTGGGCAATTTCTCTGATGCTGATATCTATATCGCCCTTAAAGAGACCAATATGGATCCTAATGAGACCGCCCAAAAATTGCTCAATCAAG ATCCATTTCATGAGGTGAAGAGTAGAAGAGACAAGAAGAAGGAG AGTATGGGTTACAGGGGTACTGTGGATTCAAGAAAAAATTCTGAGAATTTGAGTCAAGGGAAAACAATTCGTAAATTTTCTGACCGCAATGCTCGACAAGGAGGCTACACTCGAACAGCTGTACCTGGTAATGCAGGAGTCAATCGAGAGTTCCGTGTTGTAAAAGATAACAGAGTTAACCAAAATACAACTGGAGAACCAAAACATGCCCAGCAAGGTTCAACATCCTGCAGTAAGCAAGATATTGCAACTGTTCCTGAAAACGG CAGCTCATCAGGAACTTCAGGCGACGTAAAGCCTTCTGGTGCACAAAGTTCCACTCAAGCTTCTAATGGGCCTATTGATTTTGAGTCTAGACACGCCAGAGACACTACCTTGAATGTCACAGACAGGAAAGTAGTATTTGAGGAAAAGCGGACTGTGGTTCCCAGTGCAGCTTCACGGGTACAAGTAATAAAACCCAATTCTCAACATTATTCTGCAACATTGGCATCAAGCAATTCTGTTATTGGGGTGTATTCCTCTTCAACAGATCCTGTTCATGTGCCATCTCCTGACTCTAGATCATCTGCTGCTGTTGGAGCTATTAAGCGTGAGGTTGGGGTGGTGGGTGGTCGTAGGCTGTCTTAtgaaaatgcaataaaaaattCATCTGTGTCTAGCAGTTCTTTCTCAAATTCAGTTTTGGGAAAGGAAGGTTCAATGTCAGAATCATTTCTACCTTTCCCCACAATTTCAAAAACTGACCAAGCTAATCAAACGGTTGCAACTGAATCTGTTATGCCCAGTATTTCTGTCAGCAGATCATTCTTAACCAATCAGTATAACAGGCCACATCAAGCAGCTATGGGTCTTCAGAAAG TCGCTCAGCATAATAAGGAGTGGAAGCCAAAATCAAGCCAAAAAACAAGTCTTGGTAGCCCTGGAGTGATTGGAACGCCTACAAAATCTAGTTCACCTCCAGCTGACAATTTGAAGGACTTGGAATCAGATACATCTGATTTTCAGGATAAACTTTTGCGAGTGAATGTCTATGAAAATCAAAATGTGATCATAGCACAACATATTCGAGTCCCTGAAACTGATAGGTGCAGGCTGACCTTTGGCAGTTTTGGGACAGAGTTTGATTCTTCCAGGAATATTTCATCTGGATTTCAAGCACTTGCAGTTACAGAAGAATCTAATGCAGAATCTGCTGCAAG CTTGTCAGTATCTGCACCGGAGTCTTTCAGTGATGATGCCTCTGGCAACAAGCTGGTAGAATTACTAGATGAACAAGTTAGAAATTCTGGATCTGATTCTTCAGCATCAGGTGCAGAGTCTGAGAATCAATTACCTGATAGGTCTTCAAGTCCTCCGAATTTGGACAATTATGCTGATATTGGTTTAGCTCAAGACAATAGTCCATCTTATACGCCTTCAGAATCACAGCAGCGGCAAGATCCTCCTGAATTACCTGGCTTTTCG GCATATGATCCCCAGACTGGTTATGATATATCATATTTTAGACCGCCAATTGATGAAACCGTACGTGGTCTAGCATCACCACAGGAG GCCCTAACCTCACATATGGCCAACATCGTACCAGCTTCAACAATAACCATGGTACAACAGCAGCAACAGCCACCAATGGCCCAGATGTACCCACAAGTTCATGTTTCACATTTTGCCAATCTTATGCCATATCGTCAGTTCCTTTCTCCAGTTTATGTTCCACAGATGGCCATGCCTGGCTATTCTAGCAGCCCTGCATATCCACATCCATCAAATGGCAGCGGTTACTTGCTGATGCCTGGAGGTGGTTCCCATCTTAATGCAAATGGGCTCAAGTATGGAATCCAGCAGTTTAAGCCAGTTCCTGGCAGCAGTCCCACTGGGTTTGGAAATTTCACTAGTCCAACTGGATATGCCATCAATACTCCAGGTGTTGTTGGAAGTGCAACTGGGCTTGAAGATTCATCTCGGATCAAGTACAAAGATGGGAATCTCTATGTTCCTAATCCACAG GCTGAGACGTCTGAAATTTGGGTTCCAAATCCAAGGGAGCTTCCAGGTTTGCAATCTTCTCCATACTACAACATGACTGGGCAAACGCCTCATGCTGCTTACTTGCCATCCCATACTGGTCATGCTTCCTTCAATGCAGCTGCAGCACAATCTTCTCACATGCAATTCCCAGGCTTATATCCCCCCCCTCCTCCAACACCTGCCGCAATGGCAAATCCACATCATTTGGGTCCAGTTTTGGGTGGTAATGTTGGAGTTGGGGTTGCCCCGGCTGCACCAGGGGCACAAGTTGGTGCTTATCAGCAGCCTCAATTGGGTCATCTCAACTGGACGACAAACTTTTGA
- the LOC110635754 gene encoding uncharacterized protein LOC110635754 isoform X3, with the protein MLISISPLKRPIWILMRPPKNCSIKSMGYRGTVDSRKNSENLSQGKTIRKFSDRNARQGGYTRTAVPGNAGVNREFRVVKDNRVNQNTTGEPKHAQQGSTSCSKQDIATVPENGSSSGTSGDVKPSGAQSSTQASNGPIDFESRHARDTTLNVTDRKVVFEEKRTVVPSAASRVQVIKPNSQHYSATLASSNSVIGVYSSSTDPVHVPSPDSRSSAAVGAIKREVGVVGGRRLSYENAIKNSSVSSSSFSNSVLGKEGSMSESFLPFPTISKTDQANQTVATESVMPSISVSRSFLTNQYNRPHQAAMGLQKVAQHNKEWKPKSSQKTSLGSPGVIGTPTKSSSPPADNLKDLESDTSDFQDKLLRVNVYENQNVIIAQHIRVPETDRCRLTFGSFGTEFDSSRNISSGFQALAVTEESNAESAASLSVSAPESFSDDASGNKLVELLDEQVRNSGSDSSASGAESENQLPDRSSSPPNLDNYADIGLAQDNSPSYTPSESQQRQDPPELPGFSAYDPQTGYDISYFRPPIDETVRGLASPQEALTSHMANIVPASTITMVQQQQQPPMAQMYPQVHVSHFANLMPYRQFLSPVYVPQMAMPGYSSSPAYPHPSNGSGYLLMPGGGSHLNANGLKYGIQQFKPVPGSSPTGFGNFTSPTGYAINTPGVVGSATGLEDSSRIKYKDGNLYVPNPQAETSEIWVPNPRELPGLQSSPYYNMTGQTPHAAYLPSHTGHASFNAAAAQSSHMQFPGLYPPPPPTPAAMANPHHLGPVLGGNVGVGVAPAAPGAQVGAYQQPQLGHLNWTTNF; encoded by the exons ATGCTGATATCTATATCGCCCTTAAAGAGACCAATATGGATCCTAATGAGACCGCCCAAAAATTGCTCAATCAAG AGTATGGGTTACAGGGGTACTGTGGATTCAAGAAAAAATTCTGAGAATTTGAGTCAAGGGAAAACAATTCGTAAATTTTCTGACCGCAATGCTCGACAAGGAGGCTACACTCGAACAGCTGTACCTGGTAATGCAGGAGTCAATCGAGAGTTCCGTGTTGTAAAAGATAACAGAGTTAACCAAAATACAACTGGAGAACCAAAACATGCCCAGCAAGGTTCAACATCCTGCAGTAAGCAAGATATTGCAACTGTTCCTGAAAACGG CAGCTCATCAGGAACTTCAGGCGACGTAAAGCCTTCTGGTGCACAAAGTTCCACTCAAGCTTCTAATGGGCCTATTGATTTTGAGTCTAGACACGCCAGAGACACTACCTTGAATGTCACAGACAGGAAAGTAGTATTTGAGGAAAAGCGGACTGTGGTTCCCAGTGCAGCTTCACGGGTACAAGTAATAAAACCCAATTCTCAACATTATTCTGCAACATTGGCATCAAGCAATTCTGTTATTGGGGTGTATTCCTCTTCAACAGATCCTGTTCATGTGCCATCTCCTGACTCTAGATCATCTGCTGCTGTTGGAGCTATTAAGCGTGAGGTTGGGGTGGTGGGTGGTCGTAGGCTGTCTTAtgaaaatgcaataaaaaattCATCTGTGTCTAGCAGTTCTTTCTCAAATTCAGTTTTGGGAAAGGAAGGTTCAATGTCAGAATCATTTCTACCTTTCCCCACAATTTCAAAAACTGACCAAGCTAATCAAACGGTTGCAACTGAATCTGTTATGCCCAGTATTTCTGTCAGCAGATCATTCTTAACCAATCAGTATAACAGGCCACATCAAGCAGCTATGGGTCTTCAGAAAG TCGCTCAGCATAATAAGGAGTGGAAGCCAAAATCAAGCCAAAAAACAAGTCTTGGTAGCCCTGGAGTGATTGGAACGCCTACAAAATCTAGTTCACCTCCAGCTGACAATTTGAAGGACTTGGAATCAGATACATCTGATTTTCAGGATAAACTTTTGCGAGTGAATGTCTATGAAAATCAAAATGTGATCATAGCACAACATATTCGAGTCCCTGAAACTGATAGGTGCAGGCTGACCTTTGGCAGTTTTGGGACAGAGTTTGATTCTTCCAGGAATATTTCATCTGGATTTCAAGCACTTGCAGTTACAGAAGAATCTAATGCAGAATCTGCTGCAAG CTTGTCAGTATCTGCACCGGAGTCTTTCAGTGATGATGCCTCTGGCAACAAGCTGGTAGAATTACTAGATGAACAAGTTAGAAATTCTGGATCTGATTCTTCAGCATCAGGTGCAGAGTCTGAGAATCAATTACCTGATAGGTCTTCAAGTCCTCCGAATTTGGACAATTATGCTGATATTGGTTTAGCTCAAGACAATAGTCCATCTTATACGCCTTCAGAATCACAGCAGCGGCAAGATCCTCCTGAATTACCTGGCTTTTCG GCATATGATCCCCAGACTGGTTATGATATATCATATTTTAGACCGCCAATTGATGAAACCGTACGTGGTCTAGCATCACCACAGGAG GCCCTAACCTCACATATGGCCAACATCGTACCAGCTTCAACAATAACCATGGTACAACAGCAGCAACAGCCACCAATGGCCCAGATGTACCCACAAGTTCATGTTTCACATTTTGCCAATCTTATGCCATATCGTCAGTTCCTTTCTCCAGTTTATGTTCCACAGATGGCCATGCCTGGCTATTCTAGCAGCCCTGCATATCCACATCCATCAAATGGCAGCGGTTACTTGCTGATGCCTGGAGGTGGTTCCCATCTTAATGCAAATGGGCTCAAGTATGGAATCCAGCAGTTTAAGCCAGTTCCTGGCAGCAGTCCCACTGGGTTTGGAAATTTCACTAGTCCAACTGGATATGCCATCAATACTCCAGGTGTTGTTGGAAGTGCAACTGGGCTTGAAGATTCATCTCGGATCAAGTACAAAGATGGGAATCTCTATGTTCCTAATCCACAG GCTGAGACGTCTGAAATTTGGGTTCCAAATCCAAGGGAGCTTCCAGGTTTGCAATCTTCTCCATACTACAACATGACTGGGCAAACGCCTCATGCTGCTTACTTGCCATCCCATACTGGTCATGCTTCCTTCAATGCAGCTGCAGCACAATCTTCTCACATGCAATTCCCAGGCTTATATCCCCCCCCTCCTCCAACACCTGCCGCAATGGCAAATCCACATCATTTGGGTCCAGTTTTGGGTGGTAATGTTGGAGTTGGGGTTGCCCCGGCTGCACCAGGGGCACAAGTTGGTGCTTATCAGCAGCCTCAATTGGGTCATCTCAACTGGACGACAAACTTTTGA
- the LOC110635790 gene encoding protein BIG GRAIN 1-like B, with product MDKWEKPVGEDRFRRQQRDNPSFSSTLLDAIYRSIDESNGKGEEEHIFYRETIRKKHGNGLKEDGKEERIASLQKACMIEKWMEEKVCYEKVAARRKSMGDFDKKIRKDFNPKPPVLLNSSSSSSESSCGGGFSSSESESFYGLNSSRSSSTYAMQKPKSIRTSVSARPERYERAVDEIAMYQYNHHHERNFAPTQKPKHEGSFVKTKSRALKIYGDLKKAKQPISPGGRLASFLNSLFAAGNAKKANISSSSAYEERKIKSEQTSTCSSASSFSRSCLSKTPSSRGNKLSNGTKRSVRFYPVSVIVDEDSRPCGHKSLYGNHEETLMAVTATRNLTNEDLKFHVMNESRRVEEVTRDLLKNYQKKKQEEFAARDLCNGNGETSEEEEDDDDAASCASSDLFELDNLSAIGIERYDEELPVYETTHLDTNRAIANGLIL from the coding sequence ATGGATAAATGGGAGAAACCAGTTGGAGAAGATCGCTTTCGACGCCAACAAAGAGATAACCCTTCTTTCTCTTCCACTCTTCTTGATGCTATTTACCGTTCGATAGATGAATCCAACGGTAAAGGTGAGGAAGAGCATATTTTCTACAGAGAAACTATAAGGAAGAAACACGGCAATGGTTTAAAAGAAGATGGTAAAGAAGAAAGGATTGCAAGTCTGCAAAAAGCATGCATGATAGAGAAATGGATGGAGGAAAAAGTATGCTATGAAAAGGTAGCAGCTAGGCGAAAATCCATGGGTGATTTCGACAAAAAAATTCGAAAAGATTTCAATCCTAAACCTCCTGTGTTGCTCAACTCCAGCTCTAGTTCCTCAGAATCTAGCTGTGGTGGTGGGTTTTCTTCCTCAGAATCTGAATCTTTTTATGGTCTCAACTCATCAAGATCATCATCAACCTATGCCATGCAAAAGCCTAAGTCTATTCGAACCAGTGTTTCCGCTCGGCCGGAGAGATATGAAAGAGCTGTTGATGAAATTGCTATGTATCAGTATAAtcatcatcatgagagaaatTTTGCACCAACTCAAAAGCCAAAACACGAAGGCAGTTTTGTGAAGACGAAATCCAGAGCCTTAAAAATTTATGGTGATCTCAAGAAGGCGAAGCAGCCAATTTCACCTGGGGGTCGGCTTGCAAGCTTTCTCAACTCACTTTTCGCTGCGGGAAATGCAAAGAAAGCCAATATTTCATCGTCATCTGCGTATGAGGAAAGAAAGATAAAGTCTGAGCAGACATCGACGTGTTCTTCAGCTTCTTCATTTTCAAGGTCTTGCCTGAGTAAGACTCCTTCCTCTAGAGGGAATAAATTGAGCAATGGAACAAAAAGGTCGGTGAGGTTTTACCCAGTTAGTGTGATTGTGGATGAGGATTCTAGACCTTGTGGACATAAAAGTCTCTATGGAAATCATGAAGAGACTCTAATGGCAGTCACAGCTACAAGAAATCTCACAAATGAAGACCTAAAGTTCCATGTCATGAATGAAAGTCGCCGAGTTGAGGAAGTTACAAGGGATCTCTTAAAGAATTATCAAAAGAAGAAGCAAGAAGAGTTTGCTGCAAGAGATCTTTGCAATGGCAATGGAGAGACTagcgaggaagaagaagatgatgatgatgcaGCAAGTTGTGCAAGTTCTGATTTGTTCGAATTGGATAATCTTTCTGCTATTGGGATTGAAAGGTATGACGAAGAATTGCCTGTGTATGAAACAACCCATCTCGATACCAATCGAGCCATTGCTAATGGATTAATTCTGTAA